A region from the Natronomonas salsuginis genome encodes:
- a CDS encoding response regulator transcription factor, whose product MGGEPTVVIAEDQPDLRKLLVYTLESEGYTVEAFGAGDDCLKHLQAEPVPALVILDIMMPGMDGVDVLERIREDDRLADIPVVLLSGRGRESDVVAEFEADADDYITKPFSPSELRARVARLL is encoded by the coding sequence ATGGGTGGCGAACCGACCGTCGTGATCGCCGAGGACCAACCCGATCTCAGAAAGCTCCTGGTGTACACGCTCGAATCCGAGGGGTACACCGTGGAGGCGTTCGGAGCCGGGGACGACTGTCTGAAACACCTCCAGGCTGAGCCGGTTCCGGCGCTCGTCATCCTCGACATCATGATGCCGGGAATGGACGGCGTCGACGTTCTCGAGCGTATCCGCGAGGACGATCGACTCGCGGATATCCCAGTGGTCCTTCTCAGCGGACGCGGACGGGAGTCCGATGTCGTCGCCGAGTTCGAGGCGGACGCCGACGATTACATCACGAAACCGTTCAGTCCGAGCGAACTTCGGGCTCGCGTCGCCCGCCTCCTCTGA
- a CDS encoding LeuA family protein → MEFFQGTLDSTSEISEARIFDTTLRDGEQSPRTSFSYEDKREIASILDDMGTHVIEAGFPVNSDAEFEAVRDIADATSTTVCGLARVVDKDIDAALDSGVEMVHVFASTSDVQLQDSMHATRQEALERSVDAVERVKEAGATCMYSPMDVTRTEESFVNEVVEAVSEAGADWINLPDTVGVATPRRFYDMVENVVAHTDARVDVHTHDDFGLASANAISGYEAGASQAQVSVNGIGERAGNAAYEEVVMALESLYDVDTGIDTRRITELSKVVEEKSDMPIPANKPIVGSNAFSHESGIHAAGVIENSDTFEPGVMTPEMVGATRQLVLGKHTGTHSVRERLEDAGFEPTDAEVREVTRLVKDHGAQKEQVTFERLKEFAREVGVRREEVRI, encoded by the coding sequence ATCGAGTTCTTCCAGGGCACACTAGATAGTACCTCAGAGATCAGTGAGGCCCGAATTTTCGACACGACGCTGCGCGACGGCGAACAATCCCCCCGAACCTCGTTCTCCTACGAGGACAAACGGGAGATCGCGTCCATCCTCGATGACATGGGGACCCACGTCATCGAGGCTGGCTTCCCGGTGAACTCCGACGCGGAGTTCGAAGCCGTCCGAGACATCGCCGACGCGACGTCGACCACGGTGTGCGGGCTCGCCCGCGTCGTGGACAAAGATATCGACGCCGCCCTCGATTCAGGCGTCGAGATGGTACACGTGTTCGCTTCCACCAGCGACGTACAGCTGCAGGATTCAATGCACGCCACCCGCCAGGAGGCGCTCGAACGCTCGGTCGATGCCGTCGAGCGCGTCAAGGAGGCCGGCGCGACCTGCATGTACTCGCCGATGGACGTCACGCGTACCGAGGAATCGTTCGTGAACGAGGTTGTCGAGGCCGTCTCCGAGGCCGGAGCGGACTGGATCAACCTACCTGACACCGTCGGTGTCGCGACGCCGAGACGCTTCTACGACATGGTCGAGAACGTCGTCGCCCACACCGATGCGCGCGTCGATGTCCACACCCACGACGACTTCGGGTTGGCGTCCGCAAACGCCATCTCCGGGTACGAAGCAGGGGCATCGCAGGCGCAGGTGTCGGTCAACGGAATCGGCGAGCGCGCCGGTAACGCGGCCTACGAGGAGGTCGTGATGGCGCTCGAATCGCTGTACGACGTCGACACCGGCATCGACACCCGGCGGATCACCGAACTGTCCAAAGTCGTCGAGGAGAAAAGCGACATGCCGATCCCGGCGAACAAGCCGATCGTGGGAAGCAACGCGTTCTCTCACGAGTCTGGAATTCACGCCGCGGGCGTAATCGAGAACTCCGACACGTTTGAACCCGGAGTCATGACGCCCGAGATGGTGGGTGCCACCCGTCAACTGGTGCTCGGCAAACACACCGGTACACACTCGGTTCGAGAGCGGCTCGAAGACGCCGGATTCGAACCGACCGACGCGGAGGTTCGCGAGGTGACACGCTTGGTCAAAGATCACGGTGCGCAAAAGGAGCAGGTCACCTTCGAGCGCCTCAAGGAGTTCGCCCGAGAGGTCGGGGTCCGACGCGAGGAGGTTCGAATCTAA